The Leishmania donovani BPK282A1 complete genome, chromosome 23 DNA segment CCGAGCCTCATCATCGCCTACAACCTCTGCTACTCCACGTGCCTTGGCTTAGTGCAGCCACACTCGCACGGACGACTTggggtgctgccgcggtTCAGGCAAAGCaacgccgcgctggcggagctgctacccgacgacggcgcccagcacgacggcgtcgtcttcAGCCCCAACGGCGCCATGTTCGTTTCTCCCAGCACACGAGTCGGCTTGCTGCCGCAGATGGTGCAGGCCGTGCTGGACACGCGGTTCGAGGTGCAAGCGGCGCTGAAGCATATTGCCGTGCCATCAGAGGACATcacgatgcagcagcgcctgcaggagcagcagctggctcTCAAGATGCTGGCAAACGTGACGTACGGGTACACAGCAGCGTCATACACGGGCCGCATGCCGTGCGTCGACCTGGCCGAGGCGATCGTGTCCCTGGGCCGGCAGACGCTTGAGCGCGCCATTGAACTCATACACAGCACTCCGGCGTGGCGGGCCGAGGTAGTCTACGGCGATACGGACAGCTTGTTCGTGCGGCTTGCGGGCCGCACCAAGGCGGATGCCTTTCGCATTGGCCAGGAGATGGCCGACGCGGTCACACGGTCGAACCCGGCGCCGATACGACTGCAGTTtgagaaggtgctgctgccgtgcttACTGCTCGTGAAGAAGCGGTACGCCGGGTACATGTGGACCTCACCGACGCAGGAGGCTCCAACGTTCTTGGCGAAAGGGATTGAGGTGGTGCGACGCGACCAGTGCCCCGCCACCGTGCAGCTCACAGACCGACTCCTGCGGATGCTTTTGGACGGCGCCAgtgcgacagcgctgcgacAGTCGTACtacgcggcggtggagcgaCTCCAGTCTGGGGCCGCAAACCCGCTCCAGTGCATCTTCCGCCGTGCGGTGAAGTTGGGTCGGTACAAGGACGCAGGTGAAACGCACCTGCCGCTGGCAGCCCGCCTGGCCTTCCAGCAGATGGAGAAGGACGTCACACAGACGCCGTTCTGGGGAGAGCGACTGCCGTACGTGGTGGTGCAATCCACCACTGCAGTTAACAAGCTCACAGACAAGGTGCTTCACCcggagcgcctcctccaggcACACGACACCCACAGCGTGGACGCGGCCTACTACATCGTGCGCCACGTAAACAGAACGCTTGATCGCATGTTCTGCCTTGTCGGCATCCGCTTTGCGCGGTGGTATCAAGAAAtgcctcggcggcgcacggcgcacgcggcgctgctaAACTTGCCGACCTTCAtggcagcacagcagcggcttcaGCGGCTGCAGGGCGTGGTGCCACCTGacgcgcgcggtgctgccccCCTTCCATTCTCCTTCGATACCGCGAGCGCCCCTCTAAGTCCGCGAAGCCGGCAGATGCGCTTGGGGCAGCTGGCATCATTGATGGAGGGGCtacgccaccaccacagcagctcAGGCGTGTTGTCTGCTCTtagaggcggcgctgcttccgccgcggcgacaacggcggcaacagcggaGGAGATCAGCGACGATGAGGATCCGAGtgccgaagcggcgcagctaACAGAGGTGGCAGACCTCACCCGCCCCTCGACACAAGAGGTGATCGACGTAGACCAGTTGGCGACGCAACGCAGCAATCGTCCGTCTTCATCTTTGAcgggcgcagcgccgccacagctcGACCGCTTTCTGAAGCCTGGTCGGGCTGCATCTCGCTCTGGGAGAcggaagcggtggcgcacCGTGACCCTGGAAAGCTTCTACCCGCGCACACTCTGTGTGGTCTGCGAAGAGGAGGCCGTCAGCCTGAACGACATCTCTCGACAGCAGGCCGTGCTGATGCATGTCGGAGGGGTgggatgcggcgcagcagtgaGCGGCGGGCGTTGCTCTAAAGTCGCCTACCCTCCCGCCTccacagcaccagcggcaccgcttcctcttccccaTCGCCTTCCGCCCATCTGCACGCGATGCTGGAGCGatccgctgtcgctgcacctccacgtacagcagcagtgccgctcTATGCACCGGCAGATGAACGCGCTGCAGGGGCTCTGTGCGcgctgcatcagcggcggcggcgatgccggcgatgccgcggcggacGAGTACAGGCTGGCCGTAGCAGACATGGAAGACATGGACGCCTTCTGCATGTCGTCTACGttgacgcggcgccgcaacTGTCCAGGGCACGGCTACGATGGCGTAGATGGTAGTACGCCACGCCACGTGCTggccgcggtggagctgTCCGCCGAGGGTGTGCCGCGCGGGTGCGTGTCGGTCGACTGCGCCGTTGGATTCGAGAAGAAGTGGGTGACGGCACAGCGGACGCAGTGGCAGGCTTTGCAGGCGTTTCTGAACAAGGTTTTGTGAGTGAGGGCGTTGTGGCTGCGAACGGTGAGCCGCTTCCGCTGGAGCCAGTCTGTGCGCGGGTAGGACGATGGCTGACGACGTTGCCTCCGCCTTGCATTCTCAACACGCACAGAAAACTGTGgaacgcgcagagagagagaggcaggcggCGGATGCCGCACAGATGGAGCGGCCTTGGCGCGCTTCTTGTGGTGGTTCTCCTGCGGAGCTTCTCTGTTGTATCTATGTGGCCCACGGGTgcatgccgctgcggtgTTTCAGACGCCTCTGGAGGAGCGAGAGTGTCTTGGAGCGGGTGTACGCGGGCGATCCCGACCCGCTTCACCGCCACCTCCCTTTCGCCCGGACCACCGCTCATGCACCTGCGCGCATGTCGGGTTTATCCTTTTCGCCCTTTCGTTCATGTCGTTGCCTCCGtcgcttccctccctccctccccgttGCCCTCGGCTCTGCATCGCTCACCTACGCCCCCGCATTGCCGCCACGCCACTGGGCTCGTATGAATCGCCCGCCCCGCCCTTCGCTTATTtctacacacgcgcacgcacacagcatcATTCTATCTGCGTCGCTACACCGCGAAAAGCCGACGACATGCTCCAGTCACGCACACCCGGCAGGTGGCGTGTTGCACGCCGGCATGCATGCTTCAATGCGGCCATCGTCTGCAGCTCGCTCTTGGAGTCGTCGACCCTGTCCACCTCGGCGACGCGTCTTCCAGGCCGGGCTTCAGCATTGCTATCCGTCGTTGGACCacgtggcagcagcactagTCGCCACAACGCGACCCATATTTTCACGCTGCGTGAGTCGGTGCGACGCTGCCACACCAaagccgccgtcaccaccacgacgACCACCAGCAGCATCGCCCCCCTCGACTCGGCGTCATTTCTATCCACGCTCTTGGAGCCTGACAAGACGGTTTCGCTCGAGGACACGATGCGCACCTACGCAACCATGGACGTGGTGGAGCGGTGCGACGTGTACGATCCAAGTGTGCCGAACGTCGCGTCATCGCCGCGACCCACGACGGGggacggtgcggcgcaggcgcagctggacgACGAGTCCGCCGATGGCGCCACAACGGCACCCGCGTACCCGCTACGTGCCGCACACGCTCAGGGGCGACTCTGGTCGCACTTTGCGGGCGCCCAagagacggtggcgcagaggGGCCTGAGCGAGGGCGTCGCCGAGCCGCCCGCGTGGTTTGTGCAGCTCTGCAGGGATTTGTACTTCCGCACCGACAGCGGAGCGGCGGACAAGCGAGTCGCCGACGACTTTGACGTTGTCGCGCAGGCAAGCGATCCGCTGGCCGACcaggcggcagctgcagcggcgaggagtGCGGGGAGCGGCcgcggagcggcggcgccgccatcgctgcctgCCGGCAGCTCGCCTGCCTGCACGCAGGCTCAGCGTGCTGACGACTCGGTGGAGGTGGATCCGTACGTTTGGCTGCCCTTTGACCTTCTTGATGTGAAGGACTACAACGTGGGGCCGTACGAGTTTCCGCCCGCCGCGACGTAcacggtggagcagcaggtgAAGCTGTGCCttgggcagcggcacaggGAGTACGTGCACTTCTGCAACACCTACTGCTTCCCTGAGCGCTGGCAGATGCCGACCTCGATGGGCACGCAGCCTGCGCGACTGCTGGTCGACCCGTCGTGCCCCACGCCTGTGGTTTTTCTACAGCTCTCCCCAGACTTTCCGCCTGCGATGTGGCTGCCCATGAAGCCCTCGGTGACTGCCATCCGCGGTGTCCTCAGCAGCTTCGCGGCCCAGGCTTTCCTGCACcgcgaagagcagcacgcagTGTTCGCCCACCGGTACGAGACGGCGAAACGGGTcatggagctgcagcagctgcccacCACGCAGGAGGGCGATGTGCTGCGCTTCATGGCGTACGAGGCACGCAACACCCCGTACCTCGATGCCCCGCTGCGCGAGTACCCGAACCAGCAGGAGTTCTTTCTCGGTGAGTACGACGACCCGGAGCGGTTGCTCGAGCACTTCGACCTCTGCCCTTTCGTCTTCGCCATCTCTCATCTCCGGACAGTGACGGACCTGCACGCAGAGCATATGACGCCGACGATCGAGGGCGCCGGCGTAGCGCCGTCCCTCTTCCGCTGCATCTTCTCGAAGGCCCTGATCCAGATTTCCGTGCACCTCTCGGCAGAGGTGAAGCTGCCACCGCAGGACCCAGAGGCGTTCCACTTTATGTGGAAGGACTCCCAGGTGGTGCCCAAGATGAAGATCCCCGTCTTCGCGCGCGTGTCGTGGCCGGACAACCACAAcctctgcggcggtggccttCTGGCGCGCCGCTTCAACAAGCTCTTCAGCACCGAGTTCGCCTCTGATACGCCGGTGGATGCTATCCTCAGCGTTTACTACGTGATGCAGTGGGCGCAGCGGGCGCAGGACCTGCTGGGTGTGCGCGGCATGCGGCAGCgtgtggcggagctggaggccgCGGCTCACCTTCCCGAGCCGGCGAAGCTGTACCCCGGAACCCGCGAGATCCCTAACCCGGAATACACGGCTCAGGAGCGGCTGGGGATGCACATCCAGTACCTGAGCCACCTGGGCGATCCGCAGGTGCTGGAGACCAtccaggcgctgctgccgacggcgCCCGCGCCGGTGCGGATGGGCTGCGCCAAGGCGGCACTGATTGCCGGAGACCGGGAACTCTTTCGGCGCATCGTCTCCAGCGAGCCGCCAGGTCGTATGCAGCACTACATGACGAAACTTGTTGTGAAGCGTAAGACGCGTGACCTTGTCGACCCAGAGCCACGCCTGCTGGAGGATCAATATGAGTTTGCCGCCCCGTTGTGGACGAAGCGGGGGACGCGCATTGACCGCAACACGCTGGAGGGTGCAGTGGATGCagctcggctgctgcggtagTAGGGCCGCCCCTCAAGCCGGAGCCATCGCACTTCCGTGCACCCAACCACCCCTTTCCCCTTATAACAGAGCAAGAGAAGGCGCCGCGGAGGCAAGCCCTTTAAGTGCGTAACGGCACCTGCCCTTCATGCGCGCGGCCACGAGACAGACACGGGTGCCACGGTGTAGTGCTCGCACGCCTCGAGAAGGGGGCGGGATGGAGGGAGCACGGGTGAATGGAATGCGGAGtgaaagaaacgaaaaggaagcaAGGACCGCGCAAGCGGACGTCATAAGGCTTCACGCGTGGGCCACTTGtgccccctccttctccctctctcacacaagcacacactgTGCACGCCAATGCGAGCGAGCGTTCGGTGACCCGGCGAGGCAGTCGAGCGGGCCGGTTTCTGCACGCACAAGCAAACACACCCtacgtgcgcacgtgcgtgagTCTCTTGCGACGCAAACTGGCACGGTTGTTCACTATCTATTCACCGCTATCACTGGCCCGCTTCCTTTCTCGCCTGccgctcttccctctccgccctcctcctctctcgcccaAACACTCGGCCCACCGATTATAATTATCCGTCGCGCACATACGTACACACGCGTGTCTGTCACCGCTTACACCCTTGTTCATGAGCTCAGGTACACGTACACAGCAacagctgccgccaccgcagcagcagcgccacccctTTCAGCCTGCCTGCGGCCTCTGGTGTCCACcgtctcccccctctcttttgcCCTTCGGTGCTTCGCCTTGGCGCCCTACTCGTCAAGATCGTCAAGTGCGCCAGTGCGGTGGGCGCATCGCTCTCCCTGTCGCTATatcgccgctctcctcctccctctccgtgctCGACGGCATCTCGCATCTCGGATGTCCGACCACGCCGACATCGACGAGACGGCCCGCAAGCGTTTGCGGGCGGAGGCTCcgtccgcctctcctcttcctcctcctcctgcagcaccgcttcTTCCCTGTGACGCATCGCACAACGGGGAGTCGGCAGTGGCGGCCGGCCACATCCTGGTGGCCTCGGCCGCCCCTCACAAGGAGGGCAGCATTGCGTCGACGTTACACACAAGCTCCAAGGAGGCCCGCTTCGAGGGCCGCTGCATGCCGCCGTCTTTCCACTCGCTTCTGGGCGAGTACGAGGTGccagaggaggcgaaggatGTAGAAGACCTCGTGGGTGGCCACGAGGACTTCAGCGACCTCCCCGAGGCCCGCCGcgaggcgctcctgcagTCCGTGCGCACGCTGGTAAAGAAGGCGGCGGGGGCCAGCTCCGCGGAGCAGCTCGAGCACCTGCGTGTGAAGGCGTCGCGCCTGCACGGCTTCAAGGACACGGCGCGCAAGTCAGAGCTGACGGCGGCATACAGGCAGCTCGTCCGCGAAGGCGCCGTTGGCGagaacgccgccgtcgaggcgctgctcgtTCGCAAGAAAGGAAAGTCGCACAGTGGAGTGCTCGTGGTGACGGTGTTCATGGGCCCTGGCGAGTTCAGCTGCCCCAAGGACTGTCACTACTGCCCCAACCAGCCCGGCATCGCCCGCAGCTACTTGCTGAAGGAGCcgggcgtgctgcgcggcttccGCAACGGCTGGGACCCTATCAGCCAGTTCTACGaccgcgccagcgcgctgGAGAACAACGGGCATGTCGTGGACAAGATCGAGCTCATCATCCTTGGCGGTACGTTCTCTTTCTACCCCCAGCGCTACGCCGAGGAGTTTATGACGGCATCTTTCTACGCCGCTAACACGTACTACGactcggcgccgctgcggccaaTGCGCAGCTTGGCGGAGGAGCTGACGATGAACGAGGACGCGCGGTGCCGCATCATTGGCATCACGGTAGAGACGCGGCCCGACTACATCAGCGcacgcgagctgcgccgctttcGCTCCCTCGGCGTAACACGCGTGCAGCTCGGCATCCAGCACCTCGACGATGACATCCTGAACATCATCAACCGCGACTGCCCCACGGCAAAGACCGTCGTCGCGAtccagcggctgctggacGCCGGATTCAAGGTGGATGCGCACTGGATGCCCGACCTGCCGGGGAGCAGCTTTGAGAAGGACATGGCGCTCTTCGAGACGCTTTTCTCAGCTGAGAACGAGTCGTTCCAGGTGGACCAATGGAAGGTGTACCCCACCGCCACGGTGCCCTTCACCAAAATCAGCGAGTGGTACGCGCAGGGTAAATACAAGCCCTATGCGGAGCTGGATAACGGTGCCTACATGGTGAAGCTGCTGGTCTACATCATGGAGCACTGCCCGTACCGCATCCGGCTCAACCGCATTATCCGCGATATCCCGACGACGTACATCATGGGCGGGGAGAAGCGATGCAACCTGCGCCAGGTGATCGAGGCTGagatgcgcgcacgccacaTCCGATGCAAGGACATCCGCGAGCGCGAATGCAAGGGCAACCCGGTCGACCGGGCCAACACCCACCTCTTCACGGACGAGTTCCGCGCCAGCGAGGGGACAGAGTTCTACCTCTCCGTGGAGAACAAAGATCGCACGCAGCTGTACGGGCATCTCCGCCTGCGACTGCGCGACGACGCGTCAAGGGAGGAAAGCAACATCCTGCCGGTGCTCCGGGGCTGTGCTCTCATTCGCGAACTGCACACGTACGGCAAGCTCATCGCCGTCAGCCAGCAGAACACCGGACGCGAGACGCAGCACGTTGGCGTCGGGACGCAACTCATGCGGGAGGCCGAGCGCATCGCCAAGGAGCGTGGCTACTACCGCACGGCCGTAATTGCCGGCGTTGGTGTACGCCGCTACTACGCAAAACTCGGCTATCGGCTCGAGGACACCTACATGGTGAAGGAGCTGGATGAACAGGCGAGCGCCATCACGGAGGATCAGGTGGTGCaggacgacgacaacgagaACTCAGCTTACAGCAGCTTCCTGAGCACCATCAAGTCCTTCTTTGGGTTCCAGACGACAACACCCAGAAGAGAAGAATCCGCGTGAGCGAAAGGGGAGGGCAGTGACGGCGGCACGGCCAACGGCGggcttcccctctctcgcctctaCCTGCTTACTTGCCTCGCCCAACTCTGCTGATATGGAGGCTTATGTAGCGTGCACTCTCACGAGTGTCTCTGCAGATCCGGCTGCTGTGtcgcccttccctctctAGCAGTTGCCCTGTAGCTCACT contains these protein-coding regions:
- a CDS encoding acetyltransferase-like protein, with translation MSDHADIDETARKRLRAEAPSASPLPPPPAAPLLPCDASHNGESAVAAGHILVASAAPHKEGSIASTLHTSSKEARFEGRCMPPSFHSLLGEYEVPEEAKDVEDLVGGHEDFSDLPEARREALLQSVRTLVKKAAGASSAEQLEHLRVKASRLHGFKDTARKSELTAAYRQLVREGAVGENAAVEALLVRKKGKSHSGVLVVTVFMGPGEFSCPKDCHYCPNQPGIARSYLLKEPGVLRGFRNGWDPISQFYDRASALENNGHVVDKIELIILGGTFSFYPQRYAEEFMTASFYAANTYYDSAPLRPMRSLAEELTMNEDARCRIIGITVETRPDYISARELRRFRSLGVTRVQLGIQHLDDDILNIINRDCPTAKTVVAIQRLLDAGFKVDAHWMPDLPGSSFEKDMALFETLFSAENESFQVDQWKVYPTATVPFTKISEWYAQGKYKPYAELDNGAYMVKLLVYIMEHCPYRIRLNRIIRDIPTTYIMGGEKRCNLRQVIEAEMRARHIRCKDIRERECKGNPVDRANTHLFTDEFRASEGTEFYLSVENKDRTQLYGHLRLRLRDDASREESNILPVLRGCALIRELHTYGKLIAVSQQNTGRETQHVGVGTQLMREAERIAKERGYYRTAVIAGVGVRRYYAKLGYRLEDTYMVKELDEQASAITEDQVVQDDDNENSAYSSFLSTIKSFFGFQTTTPRREESA